From the Myxococcales bacterium genome, one window contains:
- a CDS encoding DEAD/DEAH box helicase has protein sequence MSILRAKRTVSAPLRATRPTAASAPVVTKAAPAAAPRTRVHVLDVPFAMRAVAAASDARWDADHGVHLYQGATLPAALAPFAAQPYSWERHVERELNGGERAAPSTPTGAITLRAHQATAVTAIAGAVTARRPGFLLADDVGLGKTITAWAAILQMRAATSVLIVCPLAVIAHWRRTIEAMGDGGKDVVVLNYERLGKLFEVSPAARKKIRTKKGLARAGTAPELDVIVLDESHRCKNPTAARSKLAAKLVANAGFCLWLSATAGQNPLELSYLAPLLASTTGARAADLKDFEQWCLAQGLGVTRGGYGKWAWRGERADCERVRAMLFEPARGHGPAGLRRRPEDIVGWPAINRILTPIELDASARDLYQQAWTEFRRELELSPRGRDPKSALAATVRLRQKSSLIRAEGTVELARELLDNGHQVAISVAFIESLTAMREALERGLGAVPCASIHGALPAAAREAERLRFQRGDARVVLFTVEEGISLHQGEHNDVPRSEIIHDLRWSAIQMAQVEGRCHRDGRFAQVYWAYADGTIEDKIARVVAGRLQAMKEMIGDDAETLREIERLLLA, from the coding sequence GTGAGCATCCTCCGCGCCAAGCGCACCGTGTCGGCCCCGCTGCGCGCCACCCGCCCGACCGCCGCGTCCGCGCCCGTGGTGACCAAGGCTGCGCCCGCCGCCGCGCCGCGCACCCGGGTCCACGTCCTCGACGTCCCGTTCGCGATGCGCGCGGTCGCGGCCGCCAGCGACGCGCGCTGGGACGCCGACCACGGCGTGCACCTCTACCAGGGCGCGACCCTGCCGGCGGCGCTGGCGCCGTTCGCGGCCCAGCCGTACTCGTGGGAGCGCCACGTCGAGCGCGAGCTCAACGGCGGCGAGCGCGCGGCGCCGTCGACGCCGACCGGCGCGATCACCCTGCGCGCGCACCAGGCCACCGCGGTCACCGCCATCGCCGGCGCCGTCACCGCGCGGCGCCCCGGGTTCCTGCTCGCCGACGACGTCGGCCTGGGCAAGACCATCACCGCGTGGGCGGCGATCCTGCAGATGCGCGCCGCCACCAGCGTGCTGATCGTGTGCCCGCTCGCGGTGATCGCGCACTGGCGCCGCACGATCGAGGCGATGGGCGACGGCGGCAAGGACGTCGTCGTCCTCAACTACGAGCGGCTGGGCAAGCTGTTCGAGGTCAGCCCGGCGGCGCGCAAGAAGATCCGCACCAAGAAGGGCCTGGCCCGGGCCGGCACCGCGCCCGAGCTCGACGTGATCGTCCTGGACGAGAGCCACCGCTGCAAGAACCCCACGGCGGCGCGCTCGAAGCTCGCCGCCAAGCTGGTCGCCAACGCGGGCTTCTGCCTGTGGCTGTCGGCGACCGCGGGCCAGAACCCGCTCGAGCTGTCGTACCTGGCGCCGCTGCTCGCGAGCACGACCGGCGCCCGCGCCGCCGACCTGAAGGACTTCGAGCAGTGGTGCCTCGCGCAGGGGCTCGGCGTCACCCGCGGCGGCTACGGCAAGTGGGCGTGGCGCGGCGAGCGCGCCGACTGCGAGCGCGTGCGCGCGATGCTGTTCGAGCCGGCCCGCGGCCACGGCCCGGCCGGACTGCGCCGGCGGCCCGAGGACATCGTCGGCTGGCCGGCGATCAACCGCATCCTGACGCCGATCGAGCTCGACGCCTCGGCCCGCGACCTCTACCAGCAGGCCTGGACCGAGTTCCGGCGCGAGCTCGAGCTGTCCCCGCGCGGCCGCGACCCGAAGTCGGCGCTGGCGGCGACGGTGCGCCTGCGCCAGAAGAGCTCGCTCATCCGCGCCGAGGGCACCGTCGAGCTGGCGCGCGAGCTGCTCGACAACGGCCACCAGGTCGCGATCTCGGTCGCGTTCATCGAGAGCCTGACCGCGATGCGCGAGGCGCTCGAGCGCGGCCTGGGCGCGGTGCCGTGCGCGTCGATCCACGGCGCCCTGCCGGCCGCCGCGCGCGAGGCCGAGCGCCTGCGGTTCCAGCGCGGCGACGCCCGGGTCGTGCTGTTCACCGTCGAGGAGGGCATCTCGCTGCACCAGGGCGAGCACAACGACGTGCCGCGGTCCGAGATCATCCACGACCTGCGCTGGTCGGCGATCCAGATGGCCCAGGTCGAGGGCCGCTGCCACCGCGACGGCCGGTTCGCGCAGGTCTACTGGGCCTACGCCGACGGCACCATCGAGGACAAGATCGCGCGCGTGGTCGCGGGCCGGCTCCAGGCCATGAAGGAGATGATCGGCGACGACGCCGAGACCCTGCGCGAGATCGAGCGCCTGCTGCTGGCGTGA
- a CDS encoding serine/threonine protein kinase yields MGSQGPDLDPTVPAAAARDRAQPAGGDADRYALLEKLGEGGMGVVWVARDRVLDRNVALKLLHDDLLGAAHQERLATEARAMARLAHPNVVAVHDAGVRDGRAYLAMELVAGQPLSRWLERARAWPEVVAVFRDVAAGLVAAHAAGIVHRDVKPSNILVGDDGRARIADFGVAHVSTVPPAAGAPATISTATGGVIGTPVFMAPECLAGEPAGPRSDQFGFCAALYEALHGQRAYPGETLAAMMFAIARGAPAPVRPVPAWLHAICARGLAADPDERFASLAAVRDALRGPAPPRRRRLVGVGVGVAALALVAVVVGRGGRRAAAPTRAPAVDDRALAAAPAPDAGVAAVAPVEVPSDATVVDAMVADVAADIDARAPPGSAPRRAAVGPPPGMDRAAVAARYHELHGAALAAFHRGDARRALAGAEQAIPWAQGDPDARNLAAIAACHVGDAARARRHLASIPQGEMRAQIIGICRDHDLELSGEAAPPR; encoded by the coding sequence GTGGGCTCCCAGGGGCCAGACCTCGATCCGACCGTGCCGGCGGCGGCCGCGCGTGACCGGGCGCAGCCGGCCGGCGGCGACGCCGACCGGTACGCGCTGCTCGAGAAGCTCGGCGAGGGCGGGATGGGTGTGGTCTGGGTCGCCCGCGACCGCGTGCTCGATCGCAACGTCGCGCTCAAGCTGCTGCACGACGACTTGCTGGGCGCCGCGCACCAGGAGCGGCTGGCGACCGAGGCCCGCGCGATGGCGCGGCTGGCGCACCCCAACGTGGTCGCGGTCCACGACGCGGGCGTGCGCGACGGCCGCGCGTACCTGGCGATGGAGCTGGTGGCAGGCCAGCCGCTGTCGCGCTGGCTCGAGCGCGCGCGGGCCTGGCCCGAGGTGGTCGCGGTGTTCCGCGACGTCGCCGCCGGGCTGGTCGCGGCCCACGCCGCCGGCATCGTCCACCGCGACGTCAAGCCGAGCAACATCCTGGTCGGCGACGACGGGCGCGCGCGCATCGCCGACTTCGGCGTCGCGCACGTCAGCACCGTGCCGCCCGCGGCCGGGGCCCCGGCGACGATCTCGACCGCGACCGGCGGCGTGATCGGGACACCGGTGTTCATGGCGCCGGAGTGCCTGGCCGGGGAGCCGGCCGGGCCCCGCAGCGATCAGTTCGGCTTCTGCGCCGCGCTGTACGAGGCGCTGCACGGCCAGCGCGCGTACCCGGGCGAGACCCTCGCCGCGATGATGTTCGCGATCGCCCGCGGGGCGCCGGCGCCCGTGCGCCCGGTGCCGGCGTGGCTGCACGCGATCTGCGCGCGCGGGCTCGCGGCGGATCCAGACGAGCGGTTCGCGTCGCTGGCGGCGGTGCGCGACGCGCTGCGCGGGCCGGCGCCGCCTCGTCGGCGCCGCCTCGTCGGCGTCGGCGTCGGCGTCGCGGCGCTCGCGCTGGTCGCGGTCGTGGTCGGGCGCGGCGGTCGCCGGGCAGCCGCGCCGACGCGGGCCCCGGCCGTCGACGATCGCGCGCTGGCCGCAGCCCCCGCGCCAGACGCCGGCGTGGCCGCGGTCGCGCCCGTCGAGGTGCCGAGCGACGCGACGGTCGTCGACGCGATGGTCGCCGACGTCGCCGCGGACATCGACGCGCGCGCGCCGCCCGGGTCCGCGCCGCGGCGGGCCGCGGTGGGTCCGCCGCCCGGGATGGATCGCGCCGCGGTGGCGGCGCGCTATCACGAGCTCCATGGCGCGGCGCTGGCGGCGTTCCATCGGGGCGACGCCCGCCGCGCGCTGGCCGGCGCCGAGCAGGCGATCCCGTGGGCGCAGGGCGATCCCGACGCGCGCAACCTGGCCGCGATCGCGGCCTGTCACGTGGGCGACGCCGCCCGCGCGCGCAGGCACCTGGCGTCGATCCCGCAGGGCGAGATGCGCGCGCAGATCATCGGGATCTGCCGCGACCACGACCTCGAGCTGAGCGGCGAGGCCGCGCCGCCGCGCTGA
- a CDS encoding GNAT family N-acetyltransferase encodes MDLALRFQLDDLTGAAIRRLVAQHRTRMHAISPRDSVHALDVDALRQPDVTCWSAWAGADLAGCGALKQLDAARGELKSMRVADAFLGRGVGKAILAHLIAAARARGLTSLWLETGTGPAFAPAHRLYEGAGFVRCGPFTGYVADPFSVFMTRAI; translated from the coding sequence ATGGACCTCGCGCTGCGCTTCCAACTCGACGATCTGACCGGCGCGGCGATCCGCAGGCTCGTCGCGCAGCACCGCACGCGCATGCACGCGATCTCGCCGCGCGACAGCGTCCACGCGCTCGACGTCGACGCCCTGCGCCAGCCCGACGTGACCTGCTGGTCGGCCTGGGCCGGCGCCGACCTCGCCGGCTGCGGCGCGCTCAAGCAGCTCGACGCCGCGCGCGGCGAGCTGAAGTCGATGCGGGTCGCCGACGCGTTCCTCGGGCGTGGCGTCGGCAAGGCCATCCTCGCGCACCTCATCGCCGCCGCCCGGGCTCGCGGCCTCACGAGCTTGTGGCTCGAGACCGGCACCGGCCCGGCGTTCGCGCCCGCGCACCGCCTGTACGAGGGCGCCGGGTTCGTCCGCTGCGGCCCGTTCACCGGCTACGTCGCCGATCCGTTCAGCGTGTTCATGACCCGGGCGATCTGA
- a CDS encoding TetR family transcriptional regulator produces MRTRAALVAAAAAEFAEAGYAAATARSIAARAAAATGSFYQYFTCKDEVLRELAGARQDALIDRALGLVEAGEAQLAPDVRARLRAVIDAVIDYHAADAGLHAVITERRHADPGLDALITAGERRLLERIAAVLGRWGHAGDPTATAFILLATLEGAVHAHVLGHPVVDDRRFVDALAEALLRIALPSSPLPPENLSWPSST; encoded by the coding sequence GTGCGTACCCGGGCCGCGCTCGTGGCGGCGGCGGCGGCGGAGTTCGCGGAGGCTGGGTATGCGGCCGCGACCGCGCGCAGCATCGCGGCGCGGGCGGCGGCGGCGACCGGGAGCTTCTACCAGTACTTCACCTGCAAGGACGAGGTGCTGCGCGAGCTGGCCGGCGCGCGCCAGGACGCGCTGATCGACCGCGCGCTGGGGCTGGTCGAGGCCGGCGAGGCGCAGCTGGCGCCCGACGTGCGCGCCCGGCTGCGCGCGGTGATCGACGCGGTGATCGACTACCACGCGGCCGACGCCGGGCTGCACGCGGTCATCACCGAGCGCCGCCACGCGGATCCTGGCCTCGACGCGCTGATCACCGCGGGCGAGCGCCGGCTGCTCGAGCGCATCGCCGCGGTGCTCGGTCGCTGGGGGCACGCCGGTGACCCGACCGCGACCGCCTTCATCTTGCTCGCCACGCTCGAGGGCGCCGTGCACGCGCACGTCCTCGGGCACCCGGTGGTCGACGACCGCCGCTTCGTCGACGCGCTCGCGGAGGCGTTGCTCCGCATCGCGCTGCCATCCTCGCCGCTGCCCCCGGAGAACCTGTCATGGCCCTCGTCAACCTGA
- a CDS encoding carboxypeptidase regulatory-like domain-containing protein: MTRLPRHALLALGALLAAPAAVLAAGPGAIEGVVVDGSGAPLAAGVRVTITCGAVKKTATLDRGGGFSVTGLPAGTCTVSGQGAGFATVALTVTVADDAIASVMISMRPPAPEVTMAPMAPAPMAGAGGAPPMVAPARAPAPRDRAAPAEEMRAAAPPRPPPPPPRVVRLDDARAPIGKQANRRVAADRGRDLDDVLIAQDGGGFAPVRVFPVPQYTAAYDGPRTDFRETIYWNPTVTTDARGEAEVTFVTSDAVTAFRATAEGFATDGTPGAGQVALQSKLPLTLDAHLPVEVTAGDRIRLPITLTNQTEAALDATLATRFGSAFKLTGAAATTPIHLRAGEKRSMFFALEVVATGGDAEVALAVTARGLADEVRKTIRVVPRGFPFEVSAAGTASGGHTARAQLDLTGALPGSITATVTMYPSALASMTKGMEGMIREPGGCFEQTSSSNYPNVMVLAYLASSDDADPALVERSQAVLDRGYGLLTGYETKQRGYEWFGQTPGHEALTAYGLMEFADMARVYDVDPAMVERTAAWLMSRRDGHGGFTRSTTALDSFGRAGEATTNAYIMWALAEAGRADGMTAELKVQRELGATTRDPYLLALTANTHLRARAADGAAMVKRLAAMQQRDGSFTGAKESITMSGDASLTIETTALAILAMLQAGDAYQPQVRAAVDYLNANRGGYGEWSNTQATILGLKALTAYAEASKQMAADGAATVIVNGRPAGTIQFERGRKDALVWDDLAGALRPGPNTIEVKLDSAASLPYSIAIAYRAAQPQSSPAAKVAVATTLLADHVRMGEGVTLRAQIDNTTDAGVPMTLARIGIPGGLVFQTWQLKELRDQGKIDFYETGPREVILYWRALPPSAHKQVDLNLLAAVPGTYEAPASSAYLYYTDEDKRWAPAVAVTVAE, from the coding sequence ATGACCCGACTTCCTCGCCACGCCCTGCTCGCGCTCGGCGCGCTGCTCGCCGCCCCCGCGGCCGTCCTCGCCGCCGGCCCGGGCGCGATCGAGGGCGTCGTCGTCGACGGCAGCGGCGCGCCGCTGGCCGCCGGCGTCCGCGTCACGATCACCTGCGGCGCGGTCAAGAAGACCGCGACCCTCGACCGCGGCGGCGGCTTCAGCGTCACCGGCCTGCCAGCCGGCACCTGCACCGTCTCCGGTCAGGGCGCCGGCTTCGCGACCGTCGCCCTGACCGTGACCGTCGCCGACGACGCGATCGCCAGCGTGATGATCTCGATGCGACCGCCGGCGCCCGAGGTGACGATGGCGCCGATGGCACCCGCGCCGATGGCCGGCGCCGGCGGCGCCCCGCCGATGGTCGCGCCGGCCCGCGCCCCGGCGCCGCGCGATCGGGCCGCGCCCGCCGAGGAGATGCGCGCCGCGGCCCCGCCGCGGCCGCCGCCGCCACCGCCGCGGGTGGTCCGGCTCGACGATGCGCGGGCGCCGATCGGCAAGCAGGCGAACCGCCGCGTCGCCGCCGACCGCGGCCGCGATCTCGACGACGTGCTGATCGCCCAGGACGGCGGCGGCTTCGCGCCGGTGCGCGTGTTCCCGGTGCCGCAGTACACCGCGGCCTACGACGGCCCGCGCACCGACTTCCGCGAGACCATCTACTGGAACCCGACCGTCACGACCGACGCCCGCGGCGAGGCCGAGGTCACGTTCGTCACCTCCGACGCGGTCACCGCGTTCCGGGCCACGGCCGAGGGCTTCGCCACCGACGGCACGCCCGGCGCCGGCCAGGTCGCGCTGCAGTCGAAGCTGCCGCTCACGCTCGACGCGCACCTGCCGGTCGAGGTCACCGCCGGCGATCGCATCCGCTTGCCGATCACGCTCACCAACCAGACCGAGGCCGCGCTCGACGCCACGCTCGCGACCCGGTTCGGCAGCGCGTTCAAGCTCACCGGCGCCGCCGCCACCACCCCGATCCACCTCCGCGCCGGCGAGAAGAGGTCGATGTTCTTCGCGCTCGAGGTCGTCGCCACCGGCGGCGACGCCGAGGTCGCGCTCGCGGTCACCGCGCGCGGCCTCGCCGACGAGGTGCGCAAGACCATCCGGGTCGTGCCGCGCGGCTTCCCGTTCGAGGTCTCGGCCGCCGGCACCGCCAGCGGCGGCCACACCGCCCGGGCGCAGCTCGATCTGACCGGCGCGCTGCCGGGCTCGATCACCGCCACGGTCACGATGTACCCCTCGGCGCTGGCGTCGATGACCAAGGGCATGGAGGGCATGATCCGCGAGCCCGGCGGCTGCTTCGAGCAGACCTCGTCGAGCAACTACCCCAACGTGATGGTGCTGGCGTACCTGGCGTCGTCCGACGACGCCGACCCGGCGCTGGTCGAGCGTTCGCAGGCGGTGCTCGACCGCGGCTACGGCCTCCTCACCGGCTACGAGACCAAGCAGCGCGGCTACGAGTGGTTCGGGCAGACGCCCGGCCACGAGGCGCTCACCGCCTACGGCCTGATGGAGTTCGCCGACATGGCCCGAGTCTACGACGTCGATCCGGCGATGGTCGAGCGCACCGCGGCCTGGCTCATGAGCCGGCGCGACGGCCACGGCGGGTTCACCCGCTCGACCACCGCGCTCGACTCGTTCGGCCGCGCCGGCGAGGCCACCACCAACGCGTACATCATGTGGGCCCTGGCCGAGGCCGGCCGCGCCGACGGCATGACCGCAGAGCTGAAGGTGCAGCGCGAGCTCGGCGCCACGACCCGCGATCCGTACCTGCTCGCGCTCACCGCCAACACGCACCTGCGCGCGCGCGCCGCTGACGGCGCGGCGATGGTCAAGCGCCTGGCCGCGATGCAGCAGCGCGACGGCAGCTTCACCGGCGCCAAGGAGTCGATCACGATGTCGGGCGACGCGTCGCTGACGATCGAGACCACCGCGCTGGCGATCCTGGCCATGCTCCAGGCCGGCGACGCCTACCAGCCACAGGTCCGCGCCGCCGTCGACTACCTCAACGCCAACCGCGGCGGCTACGGCGAGTGGAGCAACACCCAGGCGACGATCCTCGGCCTCAAGGCGCTGACCGCCTACGCCGAGGCGTCCAAGCAGATGGCCGCCGACGGCGCCGCGACCGTGATCGTCAACGGCCGCCCGGCCGGCACGATCCAGTTCGAGCGCGGCCGCAAGGACGCGCTGGTCTGGGACGACCTCGCCGGCGCGCTGCGGCCCGGGCCCAACACGATCGAGGTCAAGCTCGACAGCGCCGCGTCGCTGCCATACTCGATCGCGATCGCGTACCGCGCGGCCCAGCCGCAGTCATCGCCCGCGGCCAAGGTCGCGGTCGCGACGACGCTCCTGGCCGATCACGTCCGCATGGGCGAGGGCGTCACGCTGCGGGCCCAGATCGACAACACGACCGACGCCGGGGTGCCGATGACCCTGGCGCGGATCGGCATCCCCGGCGGCCTGGTGTTCCAGACCTGGCAGCTCAAGGAGCTGCGCGACCAGGGCAAGATCGACTTCTACGAGACCGGCCCGCGCGAGGTCATCCTGTACTGGCGCGCGCTGCCGCCGTCGGCGCACAAGCAGGTCGATCTCAACCTGCTGGCCGCGGTGCCCGGCACCTACGAGGCCCCCGCCAGCTCGGCGTACCTGTACTACACCGACGAGGACAAGCGCTGGGCGCCGGCGGTCGCGGTCACCGTCGCCGAGTAG
- a CDS encoding sigma 54-interacting transcriptional regulator: MAGETVAVHELPATGSVELGRAVDAPIRIDHPSISRRHLRLWLASGLEAEDLGGTNGTSLRGVRLPAHRRVPLGCDEVLIVGEVAVVIQDRARLTSATAAPRPPKPSGPVAPIAGDVVLRDPAMVRLHELATRVARGRIPVLITGETGTGKEVLAELLHRASPRAAGPLIRINCAALPEALVESEIFGHEKGAFTGADRSRVGLLEAGHGGTVLLDEVGELPLLVQAKLLRVLEHGAVTPVGATAPRTVDVRVVAATNRDLEAEIAAGRFRSDLYFRIAGVVLVVPPLRARPAEIEPLASAWLARAAAALDRPTLRLSAAALDQLRRHPWPGNVRELRSAMERAALMAPDDTVEPAHLELRGGPALAAAAPPVSPPTTDERERIVDALAACAGNQSRAAAMLGMPRRTLVKRLAELAIPRPRRG; the protein is encoded by the coding sequence ATGGCCGGCGAGACGGTCGCGGTCCACGAGCTGCCGGCGACCGGCTCGGTCGAGCTCGGCCGCGCGGTCGACGCACCGATCCGGATCGACCATCCGTCGATCTCGCGCCGCCACCTGCGCCTGTGGCTCGCCAGCGGGCTCGAGGCCGAGGACCTCGGCGGCACCAACGGCACGTCGCTGCGGGGCGTGCGCCTGCCCGCGCACCGCCGGGTCCCGCTGGGCTGCGACGAGGTGCTGATCGTCGGCGAGGTAGCGGTGGTGATCCAGGATCGGGCGCGCCTGACCTCCGCGACCGCGGCGCCACGCCCGCCCAAGCCGTCGGGGCCGGTCGCGCCGATCGCCGGCGACGTCGTGCTCCGGGATCCCGCGATGGTGCGCCTGCACGAGCTGGCGACCCGGGTCGCGCGCGGGCGGATCCCGGTGCTGATCACCGGCGAGACCGGCACCGGCAAGGAGGTGCTCGCCGAGCTGCTCCACCGCGCGTCGCCGCGCGCGGCCGGGCCGCTGATCCGGATCAACTGCGCGGCCCTGCCCGAGGCGCTGGTCGAGAGCGAGATCTTCGGCCACGAGAAGGGCGCGTTCACCGGCGCCGACCGCAGCCGCGTGGGTCTGCTCGAGGCGGGCCACGGCGGCACCGTGCTGCTCGACGAGGTCGGCGAGCTGCCGCTGCTGGTGCAGGCCAAGCTGCTGCGCGTGCTCGAGCACGGCGCGGTGACGCCGGTCGGCGCGACCGCGCCGCGCACCGTCGACGTGCGCGTCGTCGCGGCGACCAACCGCGACCTCGAGGCCGAGATCGCGGCCGGGCGCTTCCGCAGCGACCTGTACTTCCGGATCGCCGGTGTCGTGCTGGTGGTGCCGCCGCTGCGCGCGCGCCCCGCGGAGATCGAGCCGCTGGCGTCGGCGTGGCTGGCGCGGGCCGCGGCGGCGCTCGACCGACCGACGCTGCGGCTGTCGGCGGCGGCGCTCGATCAGCTGCGCCGGCACCCGTGGCCTGGCAACGTGCGCGAGCTCCGCAGCGCGATGGAGCGGGCCGCGCTGATGGCGCCCGACGACACCGTCGAGCCTGCGCACCTCGAGCTGCGCGGGGGCCCCGCGCTGGCCGCGGCGGCGCCGCCGGTGAGCCCGCCGACCACCGACGAGCGCGAGCGCATCGTCGACGCGCTCGCCGCCTGCGCCGGCAACCAGAGCCGCGCCGCGGCGATGCTCGGCATGCCGCGGCGGACGCTGGTCAAGCGCCTGGCCGAGCTCGCGATCCCCCGGCCACGGCGCGGGTGA